The DNA region CTTGTCTAATCGCTGAAACCACGTTTGGATGCTTTGCGAGTAGCCAAAACAAGCTAGTTAAACCTGATGCAACCGTGTCACGGCCTGCCAATAAAAAGCTTATAACAATGTCTCTCAAGTATGTTTCGTCGTTTGTGGTAGATATGAAACGGGAGAGAAGATCGTTGCTGGTTGAAAACCCCATCTTCCGCCTTTGCCTTATGACTTCTTTGGCTAAAATATCCACAATCTTGATAgccttttttaattccttttcgCTGCCTAAATTCAACATCCTTTTCATCTTCCATACCAGCGGGGAAGCAGTCATGGCTCTCTCGGCTGACAACTTTGAGGCTAAATCAAAGGCCGTAGCGAATTCAGACATGGGCAGGGAAAACTGTAGGCATCTAGGGTCGACCCCGAAGGAGAAGCGGCATATACTGTCGAACGAAAACCTTCGAAACACGTCTTGTAAATCCAAGACACGGCGTTCTTTCCCGGTTGCAATGGATGATAACAGCGGTATAAGCCTGTCTTTGATCTCCAAGTTGATAACATCGAATGCGTAGCATCGTATCGAGAGCTTGCCCAGCTCCAAGCTTGCCATCTTCTTTTGAAACCTCCAGGAGTCACCGTCTACGTTGAATATGCCACGGCCGAGGAAGTCACCCAAGATCATGGAGAAAGGTTTCCCTTTTGGGAAATTGTCGAATCTGGTTTTGAGTATGTATTCGACGTTGGCGGGATTGGCTGTTATGGTGTTGCCAAGGACATGGATGTGGATGGTTTTGCCTGGCGAATATTTGAGCAAGTGAGTGTACCAATCACAGAGATTGTCGAATTGTTTGGACCAACTCATAGTGAGATAAGCAGCGCATATCTCACAGTTGCACCACAGCTTTGGTCTAACAACACAAAACAGGAGACAAAAAAGTGAAATCAAGAGGGTGAAAGTGACGAGAAAGAAGCAAAAAGAAGCATGGAGAAGttgaaagaaaggttgaagatCCATGGGAGATGATGAATACAAAAGAAGAAATTAGGGGAGAAGGGACAAGGAGACAAGGGGGGAGCGGTATTgagattctgaaaattttatgttaaacaGATTGTCTTCTCAATGTACGAAGACAagaaataacaatatatatattcttaaacaTATGAAATTGAAAgggaaaaaataatgaaaaacccCTTGTGGCCTAAAGAACGATGTCAGTAGGCAGTGGCATCTGTGACTGGCAGTAGTGTAATTTGTAAACAATCAACCCACGTGCTTTTATTCTTATTGTAATATTAAACTATTGATTAATAAAAAATCAGAAATAATTTATAAAGAAATACCAGATTCCAGAGAATATTTAGTAATGGTATCTTTGTTACTATAGTTTTCCTTTTCTGAAACTTGCTACTGTAGTTTATCTATACTTATAAATTTATAGAAGTAATTGAAAATTGAGAGAATACGATTACGCGGCCAAAAGAAACGTACAAAATGGTTTAACCCATTTAGGCATTAATTCCTTTAAATAAATCATGcctactattttttaaaaaagaaatgcGAATTCTGAAATAAGTTAATTTGCACTCTGATAATTCAATATCTTAATTGATGTTCACACCAAGCTTAGTACAAGGCAATTAAAGGAAGCTATAAGAGAATGAGGCAAGGAAGCAATAAGAGAATAAGGTAAGGAGAGAGATAGATGTCCAAATTTTTTTAACACACTCTAAGAAACAATCCTACTTTGCGGAGTTTTATTTAGTGAGTTCTTTTCTCAATAATTGATTGGAAACTTCCTGACTAAAACTCAATCTATTATTAcacaaaaatcaattgtaatttCAATAGATATTCTTGACTTGTTACAATCACTAACCCAAATAATCTTACCTACAATAGATTTCAATTCTCCAATAAGTCCTATAAAAAAAGTGCAAGATAAAACACAAACTACCAGCAATTACACAAGTAAATAGagcaaaaatcacttaactaaataTGCATCGACACAAGCAAATGTGTTGCCTATTTGTAAGCAAAATATGACGGTCTTCCGAAGTAACTCTTATTAGAAAAAATAACCATTTGAATTGAAGTATTATTTAAGATAAAACCttgcattttttaatttaaaatggtctTCAATTCCAAGTAAAACAGGTAGCTGTCCCCaagtaaaagaaacaaatagaTAAGGATAAGGCTTTGAAATGGGATTTATGATCCTTCCTCCTCCACCACCCCTCCCAAATTCGATTAGCAACATAAAGGATAGATTAAAACATGGCTTGAGGTTCGTTTGCTGaatgtggaacacatcatgaagaTTAAAGTAAAAAATTGTCAACCATGAACTACACATGAGTTATCCAGCACAGGTGCCCAAACTGTTGTCCAAATAAATTTTCGAACAATACATGAAACAAGGTGTTCCAACGGATAGTCCAAAAAAGTGTTCGAACAACAAATGTAACTTTAGAGTTTTTGATAGTTAGGAGTCAACCCActcattaaataataaataattattttcctTGAGATATATGACtactagtttatatatttttgcaATTCAGGGGTTAATTGCATGTATAGATtaagaaatgattgaaaattttataataaatattaaaagaaaagtttataaatacaATTACGAAGGCATTTGTAAGTAGTAGTAGCAAAATAGTAGTTTAaggttaaaaaaaacaaaataatagttTAAATCATATATGTAATAATTGTTATAATGATTTGttacttttatataatttcatatatgttatggaataaagagaaataaaaagagtaaagaataaaaaataaagaaaaaatgagagaaaacaaaaatgcattttatagagatatttttaatacttttttaaattatatatttatagacataaaaaGTATACATGGTAAAAAAATTTAGTATACataaacattaatttcattatgtatatcaaacttatcttgattttgatGAACATCcactttataataaaatatttataacacttCCTCGTGGATGTTCGTTGGTAGATAAtgtgtttcatttaaaactttaCTAAGATAAAAATCCTGAGGGAAAAAAATTTCTTAGTGTTTATAATACGCATAACATACCGCCTCATTAAAAACATTACCAGGAAAACTAGTGGgtgtaaactcaaaattatataagatttttctatatatttttaccaccttttgacTTAATAAATCTGTTAATTTTcagtaattgttattaaaataagtgaattttaattaattattagtatTGGACATGAATtcataaagtatgtgaaattatgcttaattacatgatttttgtacataatttatattattttcatgttaaatattaatatgtgaatTTCCACTATGCAGAAGGACCATGGAAGATGTGATTAACATAAATGATGCATGGACATGTACACATCCACTTCATTTGGACGACAAGACCGTGAAAAATTGGGTCATAAGGATGTTAATTTGACCCAGTAAAAGATGTGATAAAAGATGTACATGTACACATCAACTTCATTTGGATGACAAGACCGTGTAAAACTGGGTCATAAGGATGTTAATTTGACCTAATAAAAGATGTGATAAAAGATAAACATGTTTGATTAATTATTAGACTGAGAAATCGTCCAACAAGGAATCCCAATTTCGGCACAAGTAGATGGCTGCCCAAAAATAAGCTTTGGAATATTCTGTTGAAGGTCTCTACAATTGAAAAGATGTTAGAAATCAGCACACAAATCTACCCTTTGAAACCGTCTTCCTTATGGCTATTAATAACGTTGTTTTGAATTCTAAAACAAGCAACAAAGTCATCCCCTTTTCCACAATTTGTGGCTGGCCATGTATGAGAGAAAAGAGACGGATTTTGaattctatttttagcaaactctacccttaccttcacctataaataccacatACCTTTCCATTTCTCAAATTATCCCTTAATCCtttcattcataacacatctcTCATTCTACATTCTTTTCTCTCAtttcatttcccttttcttttcccttgcaTAGCCGTTCCATCTCCTTTTCCATTCTTTAGCCAACATAAGCTTTGTCAAGACACTACCTTAGCCGACCATAGTAAGAAACCTTAGCAAAAGAGAAATGAGCAGAACGAAGGAACAAGCTAGTTAGAAAGATCCGAAAGGCTGCTGAATTGAATTACAATTTACTCTTTccttttgttatttaatttacatatgttttctgtgtttattttttttcacatcaacgatgatattttaaatcctattttCTAGGATGATCATGTTAATTCTGTAATATTTATTGattcatgtttaacatgtttgtgcctcagtcgatcatattttcaattaaaatcaagatgtATTTCAGTCATACGTGATGGGGTGCATTCAAATTAActgagcgatcctaactagacgatgactagtagacacataattgaaaagtgcaatgctcaatttagatcattaaacctgactaaattagaggttcataatatctttagttagctctattatcttgcatagtttttgaggtttatgtgattaaactgttgCAAACATAAATGTCCCTATAACCTCgcataaatactaagaaacccttagtttagtatgatcagtaaaatgcatatttcactaagtaaaagatctGAAGGACTTAtattggtttccaaactcatgaaagatcaattttccatggaatattttctgaacattgttaaacatgataaaaatgaattgagttgattaatataattatcgaattggagaataaagctcattGGGCTTTGaaacaacttgatgagttggaagaatTGAGGTTATTTTCATACGAAAATGCCAAGATGTGTAAAGAAACATCTAAAAGATGGCATGACAGTTTTATACAACCTCATGAATTCAAAGAAGGTCAAaaagtgttgttgtttaatttGAGGCTAAGGTTATTCATTGAAAAGCTTAAATctcgatggaaaggaccttataccatcaaCAAAGTTTATCCTTATGGGAGCTGTAGAATTATACGACAACCATGGAGGTaagtttaaagttaatggtcaatgtCTCAAGCATTATTTGGATGGTAAAGTTCAGTGAATTAAAACCTCGTTCAAATTAATAGACCCTTAATTTTTATaatcttaatttttaataaataattagaaattatttttctcaaattagtacatttaattaattctgtctaaggacaTTGGAACATAAGCGGGACCGTTGTGACCActccaacctttcttgggaattaatttaatgtaatctttTGAGAAAAAGTTTTctgattaattttaaaatttttatttttcactttaatttctatttctaatgttaattttatttgtttatgtttaataaAGGGGTCAAATTGGCTCAAATACTAatcagtttattttattttaagcagTCTAGTTTGTAAATACAGTTTGGGCTCAAGACTTGAAATAACAAAGAGGAGAAATTGACCCCATCAGTGTCATCCATAAGGGTTCCCCAAAACCCTAATATTGCCACCACTTTTTCCTTTATCTATACTTGTCGCCCAAGTCACTTAAGTAGCTAAAATTTTTCTACAAGTTTGCCCTAATTCATCACTATATAAACCCCTATCTACCACCATATTTTCCACAACCCTTCAAGCAATTAGCCTAAAGCCTAGCCACTCATTCTTTTTCCCTTTAGTCGTCGTCTTAAATCCCAAAGAATCTCCCCAAATTTCTTCCTTTGTCACAAAACCCTAGTTTACTACCGCCACAAGCCTTTTGCTAGAGCAACCATATTGCCCCCGCATTCCTATCATCGTTGCACCCTATCACCATCACAAACTGTGCACTATCGCAAATTTGTTGCTACCGCAAGCCTATCACCGTCAGAAACTCTTTGTCCCATCCATTGCCcacttttttttcccttcttttgccaaaatttttcctttttttttttgggaaaaatcaCCATGTCTCgtaaaagaactagatcttctAAGACCTCTTCTGAAAATCCCATTgtgattcaagatgaggaagtgAAAGGTCTGATTCTATATTCAAAACTCAACCTATGATGCAGAGTAATGATAAGATAGTTGTGCCTTTTCTGATTTGAAAGATGATTGATGCCctcaattgaaattatttttgcgATGCACGATCATTGCCTGAAGAGGAGTTAGTTCGAGAGTTCTATGCCAATTTGACTAAGCCAGATGCTACCGAAGTTCTTGTTTGCAAAAAGAAAGTACCCCTAACTTTtaagtccattaatgatttgtttcaCCTACCTGATGCTGAAGAAGATGAGTAATTTAAcatgatgaaaaatataaattaggaTTTTATTCAATAAGAGCTTAAAGTTGTGACAAATCTGAGATTGCAATGGATTATAATAAAGTATGGTAGTCATTCTTGTCGAAGGGAATATCTAAAACCATTAGCTAAGGTATAGTTCTACTTTTTTTGATATAGTTTCATGCCTATCTCACACAGTTCCACTATCTCGATGGAACAAATACTTTTGTTGTATGCAATTATGACAAAAAGGTCTATTAATGTTGGGAAGATAATTTTCAAGGAAATCCATGCTTGTGCTAGAAAGAAAACTGGAAGTGATTACTTTctaacttcactttgcttaagggtccatgttaaaaaaaaaagcaaacttAAAGGGCCCGTATGTTCAAGGTTGCATCACAGCCCATGGtcttgaaaggttagtggagAATGTCCATGAACTAAACCTAACTGAACTGAGTGAACTAACATAACTAGAAACTGATGAGTCATCGAACAAATCTGAAACTGAGGCTAACTCAGTTATTGAGATAAAAGAAGCAGAATCTGAGGAAGAACCGAATCATCTAGAACTAGTAAAGGAACCAAAAGTCTCTAAACCAAGAGAGGAGTTGAATGCTGATGAGCTAGTTGAACCAAGTGTTGATCTTGAGTTGACTATTCCTATGCCTACTACTTTAAAAACTATGAAGAAATCGAAATTTTCAATTATGATggatatgatgaaatttatgcataGCCAACAATAGGCTTATTGAAAATATGTAAAGATTAGAGATGATTCTGTAAGAAATACTTTTAAAAGTATCTCTAACAATTTTTTCAAGAGTTCCTAGATTATATCTTCAAGTCATGGAAGGAAGATGAGAATGCAAGCAAGGATGAAACCTCAAAGGAGAAAGACAAGAAggataagtcaaataaataaaaggcgggaatttcttatctttagtttttatttctttttaggtgtttatttttatttcctagtTAGAATTTTTGCTTTTGCATAATaaaatagcaagcatgaataaataagCTCAATGCCTCTTCAATAGGAAAAGcgaagtgatgtggtaatgggaatgaacatgtctaggattggaatGTTGAGAAAGACTTGATACTTAAGCAGTCTTTATGACTCACCTATATTTTCTTACAACCCTACTTAGTGTTCAATTTTCATTTATTACTTTGTttttgcaatgaggacattgcttctttttaaagtgGGAGTAACGTATTTCGCATGaatttttaaagtatgttttaatctttttacttaagtatgctaaataaatgaatgttcagaaagaatttttgttcataagtGTGTTCAAATGCAAACATGATTTAtgattttatctaatttattCTTGTGTTATCTTGAGTGATAGAATGCTTGTATGTTCTTTAGTTTTATGTAGTATTtgccatgaaaatttgatttctttagaaatagacatgtatgaaggtttaagtctttagaattgacttagtaactttcttggcGTGAAATCCTAGGAGGTATAAGAATCTAATATGATATAGATacattttctttggatcgtttgagcctttcaagccaaccttattAAATTAACCCTTGAAACTATTTTTTGAGCTTAATGGCTTGTTTATTGCAAATTACCTATATCAtaagttttattattatctttttgaTTTTATCCTATTCTTTTGCACCTATATTAACTGAATTTGTCTCGGTGATCAAAGTTTAaggaaaaatatgaaaagatgtACATGCTCTTctcatgtaaaaaaaaaagaatgaaagaacaaaGGTAAGTTtgttcaaaagaataaaaaacaaagaaaaatttgcTCAAAAGTCTAAAAAATAAAGGTTGAGCATGAGCtcgaaataagtttgggggtgttccaaagatCCAATTGTAGGAAGGTTGTGAGGCAAAAGGATCCAAGAAAAAGTTAAGGTTAAGATGATTGAACCTAAAAATTCGCCTCTCTTTATCCCTACCTTTAGCCTAGCCCCATCACAACataataaaagacctattgatttgatcaTTATACTGACTACATTAGTGGTGAggaattgctaagttcaacatatgaggaCCATTAATTAAACTTTGTGATTGCTATGTTTAGTTGATAAGGAAAGCATATTGATTGGtgaatattatatatgatttagAAATGCA from Gossypium hirsutum isolate 1008001.06 chromosome A04, Gossypium_hirsutum_v2.1, whole genome shotgun sequence includes:
- the LOC107948465 gene encoding cytochrome P450 94C1, producing the protein MDLQPFFQLLHASFCFFLVTFTLLISLFCLLFCVVRPKLWCNCEICAAYLTMSWSKQFDNLCDWYTHLLKYSPGKTIHIHVLGNTITANPANVEYILKTRFDNFPKGKPFSMILGDFLGRGIFNVDGDSWRFQKKMASLELGKLSIRCYAFDVINLEIKDRLIPLLSSIATGKERRVLDLQDVFRRFSFDSICRFSFGVDPRCLQFSLPMSEFATAFDLASKLSAERAMTASPLVWKMKRMLNLGSEKELKKAIKIVDILAKEVIRQRRKMGFSTSNDLLSRFISTTNDETYLRDIVISFLLAGRDTVASGLTSLFWLLAKHPNVVSAIRQEANQVIGENQELTSLEQMEDLHYLQATVYESMRLYPPIQFDSKFCQADDVLPDGSLLKRGTRVTYHPYAMGRMEEIWGEDCLEFKPERWVKEGGVFAPENPFKYPVFQGGFRVCLGKEMALVELKTVALSLLRTFQIELATAQHRTPRFSPGLTATFSGGLPVMVRERQ